Sequence from the Cucumis sativus cultivar 9930 chromosome 1, Cucumber_9930_V3, whole genome shotgun sequence genome:
CTTCCAGTCGTTGATGAATACAATCTTCAGACCATACTTAAGGAAGTtcatattagtattttttgatgatatattgaTATACAGCGAAAACTTGGCGGCACACTTGAAGCATCTTCAATTGGCACTGGAAGTATTGAGGAAGAATGAGCTGTATGCTAACCAAAAGAAATGTAGTTTTGCAAAAGAATGCGTGAATTACTTGTGCCATATTATTTCAAGCCAAGGGGTAGAGGTTGATCCTGAGAAGATTCGAGCAATCAAGGAATGGCCCATTCTGACAAATGTAAGGGAAGTTCATGGATTCCTTGGTTTAACGGGTTATTATAGAAAATTCGTACAACATTATGGATAGATTGTGACTCCATTGACTCAACTAATAAAGAAAGGGGGATTTAATTGGACTAAAGAATCTAAGGAAGCTTTTCAACATTTGCAAAATGCTATGATGACAATGTCGGTCTTGGCATTGCCAGATTTCAATGACACTTTTGAGTTGGTGACTGATGCTTCAGGGTATGGGATAGGAACAGTATTAATACAAGCCAAGAGGCCAATTGCATACTTTAGTCACACATTAGCAGTGAGGGATAGAGCAAAGCCTGTGTATGAGAGGGAGCTAATGGCAGTGGTGTTGGTAGTGCAACTGAGTGGAGGCCATACCTGTTAGGGAAGAAGTTCATAGTCAGAACAGATCAGAAGTCTTTAAAAAGTGGGTAGCCAAGTTGTTAGGTTACTCGTTTGAGGTAGTATATAAACCGGGACTTGAGAATAAAGCAGTTGAAGAATGCCTCCTACAGTTCATCTAAATAGTTTGACAGCACCAATTTTAGTAGATTTAATGATAATCAAGAAAGTGGTGGAGGAggatgaaaaattgaagaattatgGTGGAGTTGCAAAcgaaagaagaagacaaataGAGTAAGTTTTCTATTAAGGAATGCTAAGGTACAAAGGAAGACTGCTATTATCCAAGATGTCATCATTGATTCCAACCATTTTACATACCTATCACGATTCGGTGTTAGGAGGACACTCTGGATTTTTACGTACATATAAGAGGTTGACGGGGGAGTTGTACTGGGAAGGAATGAAGGCTGATGTGAAGAAGTATTGCGATGAATGTGTAGTTTGCCAAAAGAACAAGACCATGGTGTTCATGCACTCGCTCCAGCAGGATTACTATTGCCATTGGAACTTCCCCACAGTGTTTGGAGAGACATATCAATGGACTTTGTTGAAGGTCTCCCAAGGTCGAACGGGTTTAAAGCCATATTTGTGGTGGTTGATAGATTAGCAAATATGGTGATCGACATATTTGCTCcagcttgagggggagtgttatgatatatatatatacatatgtcctttattgtaattttacatagtctctagggtttagtttattctctatataaatatgtaacattgctttgactcaaatataataaaacagaTACTTTTCTGAATTCTAGATTACAGTCATTTCCTAACCCTTAAACATCCTTTCACGGTTAAGACAGTGGCAGAGTTATTTGTAAAAGGTCGTACATTTCCTAACCCTAACCCTTAGCTTCTTCCGGGGAGGGCCCTCTTATCCCTCGCCCTTAGGCtgttctgttttgttatatgaatatacttgtctcttatcaaaaaaaagagttatttgtaaaagaaaccGTCCGGCTATATGGGTATCCTAAGTCAATAGTATCGGACGAAGATAAAGTGTTTTTAAGTAATTTCTGGAAAGAAATATTCAAGTTGTCGGTACCAGATTGAACCGAAGACATCTTACCATCCATAGTCAGATGGCCAAACCTAACAAGGGTGTTGAGATGTATTTGAGATGCTTTTGTGGTGAAAGACCGAAGGAAACGACAAGATAGTTACACTGAGCGGAGTATTGGTACAATACTACGTTTCAGAGATCCTTGGGAATTACTCCTTTCCAGGCAGTATATGGTCAAATGCCGCCCCCTTTGATATACTATGGATATCATAATACCTCTAATGCAACCTTAGATGAACAGCTTAGAGCAAGAGATGAAGCTTTGGAGGCATTGAAAGAACACCTTCGAATAGCTcaagataaaatgaaaaagaatgttGATCCGAAGCGACGGGATGTAGAGTATGCTGTGGGCGACATGGTGTTTTTGAAGATCGGGCCATATAGACAATCGTCATTGcgaaagaaaagaaacgaGAAGTTATCTCCCAAATTCCTTGGTTCCTTTAAAATTGTGGAAAGAATCGGTCCAGTGGTGTACATATTGGAATTACCTAAATCGTCATCCGTCCCATCCAGTCTTTCATGCGTCTCAACTTAAGAAGATGATAGGTGATCATAAGCTGATACAACCAGATATGGTATCTTATTTGACTGAGAACTATGAGTGGATAGCTATACCAGAATAGATATATGGATACACGAAGAATAAAGAAGGAGGTTGGGAGGTATTGATCAAACGGCAAGGTCTGCCCCCTCATGAAGCTTCTTGGGAGAAGTGTGAGGATTTTCAACAGAAATTTCCTgattttcaccttgaggacaaggtgagtTTGGAAAGGGAAtgtaatgatagaccaccaattatACATCAGTATagtagaaggaagaagaagaaggaagggGACCACAACAGTCGAACCTGTGAAGAATAAGGAATTTAGAATTCATTAGTTGTCATTTAGAATTCATAAGCTGTCATTTTGTAAATCagttagtataaataaagaattgtGAGGGAGAGGGAAAGTTAGTTAGAAAGTTGTTTTGAGATATTCTAGCAATTCCTTGAGAGATAGGAAGGCAGAATAGGGTTTGAACAGTTCTGAATTGAGGTATTCTCAATTCGGGTTCCTTGTATTCTTTACTAGAACTTGAGTAATAAGAATTTCTTCGTTTGATTCAATTGGAGTCCCatcaaattgaagaatatCTTGACTTCCCTCAAGTACTAGGACTAATCAGATCCTTTCTTATTTGAATTGTAATATCAATAGTAACAATACGATGCATTCTTCAAAACACCTCataaatattaacattttagcAACTCACTAGATGACAGATCTCCCAATGACATTCGAATTCTATTTCGAGCAAACAAGGAACTTCTATTTGTTGGGTCTTCAACCCAATCTTGATTAGCAGCTTGGCATATCTGCAAAGTGCAGATAGAACAAGGTTAACATAGTACTGGCCAAATGAATGAAAGCACCGtctctaaatatatattttcatgcgattttaaacttttaccTTGTACATGTCATCTTTAGAAAAATCCATTAGTGGTCTCACAAGAAGGACACCATAATTCTTGGAAACTTCGCTGTAAGAATATGTATGCGAGGAGAAAATTTGAGAAGTGAAAGGTATTCCCGCAAGTCCAAGCACACCACTACTGCGAGACAACCTAAGAATGAATAACTCAGCCTGCATTGTGTTCCAGCAATCACTACATTTCTAGCATCTCTAACAAGCTTCCAGCATTACACTAATTGAGTTTACAATAGCCCTAAAGAGTGAAGTTACAATACAAGCTATCGCAAACATGGAATACTAAGATTTgggaaaatcaattttaatcaaCTTATAAGGCAAGaacttaaactaaaaatgCAAGCTTGATATCAGAGAATTCAACCTGGTCATCAGCGTGATGCGCAACAAGTATCACTCCAATATTGTGTTGGACACAAACTTTCTGCAACATTTGGTACCTGgagtgaaagaaaatgaattaaaatcgCAAATTAGGGGACCCCCGTGGCAGGAAGCAAACAAAGTTAGCTAGTATTAGAACCAAGgtcaacaacaataatattcaCACCAGAGATTAAGCATATTTTGAAGAACGCAAACCACCTCATATCACGAGCTGCTTCTTGCAAGTGACCCTGCTTTGGTCTACCGTTTATCCAATCACAAGACGCAAGCTCGCAACGGATACCTACAGAGTAACATACAAGTTGAACATTTATATCAGATAATTGTACTGAATTGATTTTATCATAACTAAGCAAATCACGCTGATAGGGAGTTGTACCCAATTGAGTAACTCGATTGCAGACAACTTTTGCTTCATCTCTGCTCTCAGCACGAAGCCCATGATCCACGACTATTGCCAGGAGACCATCGACAAGAGTGCTACTTTTACATGAGGTACCCAGGCCATCCATTTTCCAGCCCGCCGTAAGAACACAAAGAGCCATACTATCGGGCCCTCCACTAACTCCCAGAGCTGAAAAGAAGCAAAGAATAAAGGGTAAATGATGTcagtttgaaattgaaagataGCATTATCATTTGCCACTTCAGTTCTTGGTTACTTTGGGAGAGAACCTAGTGGTATTTGGGACTCAAGTCGCCAGATTGTGTGTTGTGAAACAAAAGGGTAATAGAAACAAGTTACAAATAATACTTCCGCAGAAAGGAAGCTGACCTATACGGTGGTGGGGTTTGAGTCCCGCCATATCCATGCGCTTGGAGAAAGTTTCCCTGTAGTTGCACAGGTCGATTGGTTGTTGCAAAGAAGAATAGCTGCAAAAACAgcgaggaagaggaagaacaCGAAGATGAAAAGATGGAAGAATGAAGGATATTGCAATTTTGGATTTGGAagataagaagaagaatgagtGGTTTGTTCCCGTCTGGATGAGGCCCTGCGCCATGGCTTGCAACTCTGAACTCCCCCACTCTATCACTTTGAAATCATTTCaatgaggaaaaaagaaaacaaagtgaattgaaattttgttggttttaatCCAAATATTTCCGGTTGGATTTgacaagatttgaaatttagaagatGCTCTATTCTCGAACAGAGCAGAGGAAAGATGGGAAAATTGTcacaaataacttttaataGCTTTTGTCACCTAAATtgttttttgagtttttttttttttttttggttgtgcAGGTTGCTAATAAtgtaaagattaaaaaaatttcaaatcttcttaaaatttaactaatttttatttgtaaaatttaaaaaatgttttaatctATCGCTTaagttttatataaaattccaaaagtagAGGACTCTCACGAAACAtaggttttttgtttttattagaaaatttcgAATGAAATTGTCTCAAGATTTCATGTAATTTCGTGTGTTATAGATTTGTCTCGagttttttgtaaatatagaaatatgCATCCCGCGATTAATTTTTCGAATGTGACAAAAATACCCTTATaaccaaaaattttattattatattaaaaataaaatagcttGTTCAAAAAGTTTCACCACCAACTTCCAAGAAACTTATTACAATTGTTTGGGctttctttcactttcttcctcccacatttcatatttttcaaacccatcaaaaaaaataaagtgaacAAACCTTActgttttttataaatttcgtTTTTATTGTCATTTGCATAATGATTAGACTAGCAATATTTCTTTTAGGTATTTTTGTACATAATATTGGTTCTTATTAAGGGATCTCATGTTGGAATTTAtatcctaaaactcgtagtttgtaatcatattttatttaataaaattgttattgatactataatcttaaagtcAATAAACAAATGTCTCAAAGTTATtttgagtaaacttgaacggtatgtagagacataaatgtGGATCAAATTCGAGTATATaacctaaatagtctatagtataggaaTATGGTTAGACACCTTATTTTAGGGACATTATGGATGCGGCTCGCTTTATAGTAAGTACAAACAGTGTGATCTTGAATCGTTCATATAGGGACATggaagtgggggcatcctatgtaaatagtttacataagactggaACCATAGAAATAGTTGCTTTTAGGTTATAACATCATTGACTTTAATAAAACcgattatttcatttatagatattcaatgtaacttaatcttaatcctgagctaactatgaacttctgttcatACAAGATTATCCTTACATATGTATAAGTGAGGGCGACTCAATGGCGCTAgtccaataagcctcccatttcaagggtaagatcaGATGGATAGCTAGAGACATAGGTCCACtctagggttagtagataggttgttcctTTAAGGACTGAATCTAGATCTTCAACAAAGGGCcacaccctctcattggcccgagagggattcgGTTTaaaggttggaccttaaaccaattgttcaatagtggattagtgagACTTAAAGAGAAAAGATTTATTCTTGGGGGTAAAACAGTACTTTGACCCAGCCGAGATTATGAACAACCTATGaatgattaacttacttaTCATGGTCATATCACAgggacacaaatatatctatagtgaggggagtgcaactacgacactttagtggaatgacccgttagttaacgaaggTTGTTAACTTGGTCTAAAGAGTTTATccagttaatcttgaatcgtttgagcccatgatctataggttcATTAGGTTCCCTCGCTAACTCACATGGaatcaacttagaacattatgatggaataattcaaattaggtaaagagagagaaaccaaaaaatatatatgatatagtCATCGGTTATAACTTAAGATAGAGCttcatgtttaaatgtgatttaaatatgaaaatagatTCATATTTGAAAGCTTGGAATTAATGAAAAAGGTCAAAgatgtaaaaagtaaaaatgttgacttttgactttgaaaaatcaaactttgactaactttatattcaaatgtgatttaaattttggagaaatGAATACGGATTCATGTTTGAGAGGTTGAAActagtcaagacggacaaaatggttaaaaatcaaaatgttgactttggacttgaaaaagttaaactttgtatatgatttatgtttgaattaCCATATTGTTcttagaataatttaaataataacacttgttgagatttgacaagCTTATCACTTGCATGTGATATGCAAGTGGCTTATTGCATGCAAGACACCTACTCCACTAAGAATGTCAAGTGGTGAGATATGGAAGCTCTTGCATGTAGTTTGCTTGTAAACAAGTTTAGTGCAAAGGTGAAATGACTCTTGGATTTgagattgaaaattaattttgtaattgagaattaaaaaataaaaccaatgaactcttttcattttgagactcttaacattaaaaaaaaaaaaaggttaggtTCCTCCAACGAATCTCATTTCTCTCTATTTCCTCCACCATTTGAGTCTCACAACTCGATTCTAAGTCCGGAGAATAGCGAGTCAATGCTAGTGGTAGTCCTGGCTTCGATTTCATAAGGAgattacaagaaaaaaaacgtcaaaggatagggttttttttaaccgtatctttgttattttagggtttttttatGCATGTTAATCACTAAACTTGTTTAGttgcaattagagtaaaaatcCAATCTTTATTCTACTGTGCATGTCTATTGTTTCCATCGTATTGGGCTAGCGTCATTGAGCTGTCATCACCTATGCAGATATAAGGATAATTTCGTGTGaacaaaagttcatatttAGCTCAGggttaagattaagttacattGAATATCTATAAACGAAATAGTCGATTTTATTAAAGTCAACGATGTTATAACCTAAAAGcaactatttcatggttccagtcttatgtaaactttttacataggatgccctcgctttcatgtctctacatgaacgattcaggatcacatcgttttgtactaactacaaagcggaTCACATCCATTGTGTTCTTAGAATAAGGTGTCCAATTGTATtcgtatactatagactatttaggctatatactcgaatttgatccacgtttatgtctctacataaaattcaagtttacTCAATAATAGCCTCGggtccttagtttattggctttaagatgtatcaataataactttattgaatagaatatgatttacaaattacgagttttatgatataaattccaacaattaCAGCTTTAGTGAAACGTAGGAGACTGAAGACCCTCACATTTCATATGCCTTGCGGGAAACGTACCATCATATTGCAGGACGTTGTGATCTAGTTGGGACTACCAGTGGACTAAGATCCTATTACGGGATTGTTAATGTATAACTAGAAACATGTGAGGATTTATAGGGAGTTCTACCACCACCTAACATGAATGGTTAAAGGTTGAGCCTTCCATAGTTGGCCGAATTAATTCACAAAATTGCCACAAGATGTTGACGTTGTGAGTGTTCAAAGATATGCTCGTGCGTACATATTATGCAACTCATTTGAGGTTTTTTGTTCATCAACAAGTCAAATACCTTGGTAGATTGTATGTTTCTTCTGCTTTTAGGCGATTTCGACTAGGTTGATACGTACTCTTAGGGTGTTGCATGCCTTGCATAGTTGTATAGAGAATTGTGTCGAACAAGTAATGGACAATCCTATGAAATAGCTAGGTCATTGATGTTATTGCAAGTATGGGTATATGGTAGATTTTCTATTGTAGAACCACAAGTTGTATTACAGGCTCCAGTTGCTCGATAACTGAGTTCcaagtattattttatttttaattttttttataatatctAGTATTTAGATATTTGcacttattgttattattttttgtcacACATTAGATGGAGTGGTGTCCTACCTGCATTGGAACAATCAACAAATATGTTGTTAACATACCGAATGAATACTGCTTATTTTTGACCGAGTGATGCACACTCAAGTAGTAAAGTGTTATACGAATGAATACTACTTATTTTTTGTGTCTACTTatgtcatttgttttttaacagATCAATTAGACATCATACATACATGATATTATGACATTGGTACTTGATTGATGTCATACTGGTGAAGAAGTACGAACTTACTTGGGCCCTCTAAAATGCTTCCATATCGTGGAGTGGCATTTACCAGATTGTGTGTGTTGCAACAATTTGGTATTTTGCAAATCACACCATCATTGTGCTTTACAGATCCGACACTATAccaattaaattgatttaagagaTAAACACAATCAAGATTGACGTAAGATTTATGAGGATTATAACACAATGCGGCATACACATCATGGTCGTTGTGCACAAGGAAAAGCAACACATGAACCAGCTGTATCATATGACTATTTTTCTAGTACAAGTCAATTACAAAACTATTTATCTCATGCAATGGTGCTTACTATTAttgtatgatttattttaaaattttataacatgCACGttacttaattatattatttgtagttttttagaataattttgttcaagatGTACATAATTACTTGGTGGAACACGACTTACAAGATTTGAGTTCAATGTGTGGTCaaactttggaaaaatagaaCATATTATTTAGCAGACAAGATGACTCAATGTTGCAGACATGGATCGAAGATGTATTCGACGTAGATGACGACGACATGGCAAGGATGTTGTATACAAAGATCAAGATCATGCTTAGTTCGTAATtgcaaattttaattcatatgaacttcaattttgaatgTAGAATTATACCAAATTGCATTCTTATTTGCACCAAAACCATGTCAGATTAGAAACTTCTTGTCCAATGTAGTTTAAGTATGGTGTTTCCTCTtgcattttttctctttgagtCCAAAGTTCAAATAACTATCATTTAGACTTCAAACAATAGGCTAATtttgagaataatttttttagaaagttgTGTACTGGTACATGACTTCCTTTAATCCAGTCACACCATTTGACCTAGTCTTCAGCCATGTAGGCTATGACTGAATTAAAGGAAGTCGTGTATCGAGTACATGAATTCTTTCAACGCAAAAACTaccttattttttataatagtttCAATCTCAACCTCATTTCTTATTATCTTTTCTAGATATCCTATCTTCAACAATAGTCTAAAAAGAGCATTATTCTTGAAATTAAACAATAGTtattagatttgaatttttttctctaatcagTTTTGGTCCCCTTTTAGATggactatttaaaaaattatttttatataaacacttccaatagaaaaaaaaagtgtttaagaTACCCTTCAAACTTATTTAAAGGAATTAACTATAATTACgcaaaacaaaactaaaataaccactactacaaaaacaggctctcttgacgtttttaaactgtcaagagACGGCtctcttgacagttttaaaaacGTCGTTGAAGCCAGTGTCAAGAAAGAcaaagttcttgacggttgattaaacgtcaagaatagtgaacgttgacgttttataaacgtcaaataTACTTATGTTCATGACGTTTTAGAACCGTCAAGACTGgtattgtttatgacattttaaagcCGTCAAGAATGAACtggtttatgacattttaaacccgtcaagaattttaatgttcatgacattttaaaactgtcaagaatgtaATTGTTCTTGACATTTGTAAACCGtaaaaaatgcaattgttcatgacattttaaaaccgtcaagcattttttaatttttttttttaaaaaaattgtaattgaattatgctgtaattgaaagaaatatattctgATTGCCTGTAATTGTCCAGCAATAGTTTcatagatatttgatattcatcaaatacagtttcaaatctcaaacatatataaataaaaccattcaccatatatattcaattccaAGACTTTACATATACCTAATGAAATAGACTTTACATTAGATTTCATATTCCATTACATTGCCATGAATCCAAATCAACTTAGAAAGTCACAAAACATGCTAGCTataacaataatcaaaagtATACGAATGAATCCCCCTCCCCCTTCCTCCAtatgaacaattcaaaagaattatcgGCTAAAGTTTCTATTACATAAAGTTTCATATCATAAAGAAgcgacacaacaaaaaaattttctactttagaatcacaaaatattgGTCATAATCATATGTAAGAACCCAAAAAGTCAGCTAACTCAACTCGCACCTCGTCTAGTTCTGCCTGTGAGTATGATCTTCGTGTATCAATCtataaacatgcaaaataaattaaatgaattaactgACTATACAAATAAACCAACTAACTCACAAAACCAATAGTTTGACATATAACATACCGCATCGGATATGACAATGCTTCCCCTAATCACAATTTCTC
This genomic interval carries:
- the LOC116403403 gene encoding uncharacterized protein LOC116403403 isoform X8 codes for the protein MAQGLIQTGTNHSFFFLSSKSKIAISFILPSFHLRVLPLPRCFCSYSSLQQPIDLCNYRETFSKRMDMAGLKPHHRIALGVSGGPDSMALCVLTAGWKMDGLGTSCKSSTLVDGLLAIVVDHGLRAESRDEAKVVCNRVTQLGIRCELASCDWINGRPKQGHLQEAARDMRYQMLQKVCVQHNIGVILVAHHADDQAELFILRLSRSSGVLGLAGIPFTSQIFSSHTYSYSEVSKNYGVLLVRPLMDFSKDDMYKICQAANQDWVEDPTNRSSLFARNRIRMSLGDLSSSTFNSELHAIISACRKTRLFIDQVCLSLANWTLTITDVGYAIINLEILNQFKIQDVCLAKFVTLVLQFISQRHRPVRGNTAKLVLDYIQTGPCKLLDLRAPGA